In Geopsychrobacter electrodiphilus DSM 16401, a single window of DNA contains:
- the efp gene encoding elongation factor P codes for MYSCSDLRKGLKILLDGEPHVIAGFDFTKPGKGQALYKCKLRNMVTGSLFDRTYRSGESFEPASLEERSMQYLYKDESGYVFMDQKNYEQTILDENVLGDDKYFLIDNMDVEVLMFGERGIGITLPNFVNLRVTISDPWVKGDTAAGNSKPATVETGYTLSVPPFVEEGTLIQIDTRTGEYSTRVKE; via the coding sequence ATGTACAGCTGTTCTGACCTGAGAAAAGGCCTTAAAATTCTACTCGACGGTGAGCCTCATGTCATCGCCGGTTTCGATTTTACCAAACCGGGCAAAGGCCAGGCTCTCTATAAATGCAAGCTCCGCAACATGGTGACCGGTTCGCTTTTTGACCGCACCTACCGTTCGGGAGAGAGTTTTGAACCGGCGAGCCTTGAAGAGCGTTCCATGCAATACCTCTATAAAGATGAGTCCGGGTACGTCTTTATGGATCAAAAAAACTACGAACAGACCATTCTGGACGAAAACGTTCTAGGCGATGACAAGTATTTCCTGATCGACAACATGGATGTTGAGGTTCTGATGTTCGGTGAGCGCGGGATCGGCATCACCCTCCCCAACTTCGTTAATCTGCGCGTAACGATTTCAGATCCCTGGGTTAAAGGGGATACCGCCGCGGGGAACAGCAAACCCGCAACGGTCGAAACCGGCTATACCCTTTCGGTTCCGCCTTTCGTCGAGGAAGGCACTCTGATTCAGATCGATACCCGCACCGGAGAATACTCGACCCGGGTCAAGGAATAA
- a CDS encoding aspartate kinase, giving the protein MALVVQKYGGTSVGTIERIRSVAQRVAKTFDEGNEVVVIVSAMSGETNRLVAMANEVCEFPNEREYDVLVSTGEQVTIALLSMCLQSMGYQAKSYLGSQIPMITDSAHAVARIKSIPDINIRKDLAHKTIVICAGFQGVDDLGDITTLGRGGSDTSAVAIAAALKADVCEIYTDVDGVYTTDPRMVPAARKLNKISYEEMLEMASLGAKVLQIRSVEFAKKYDVVIHVRSSFDDSQGTLVMKEDEEMETVLVSGIAFNKDEAKISVLGVPDQPGIAAQIFSPLTEANITVDMIIQNVSSEGKTDMTFTVPKTDCKKAVQIIESVAGTIGARGTSSDTSISKVSIIGVGMRSHAGVASKMFATLSKEGINIEMISTSEIKISCVISDKYTELAVRVLHEAFGLDKEDR; this is encoded by the coding sequence ATGGCCTTGGTTGTTCAAAAGTACGGGGGCACATCGGTTGGCACAATCGAGCGCATCCGCAGCGTTGCCCAAAGGGTCGCGAAGACCTTTGATGAAGGGAACGAAGTGGTGGTGATTGTTTCGGCCATGTCAGGCGAAACCAACCGTTTGGTCGCAATGGCCAATGAGGTGTGTGAGTTCCCCAATGAGCGTGAATATGATGTGCTGGTCTCGACCGGTGAGCAGGTGACAATCGCCCTGCTCTCGATGTGTCTGCAGTCGATGGGGTATCAGGCGAAAAGCTATCTTGGTTCGCAGATTCCGATGATTACCGATAGTGCGCATGCCGTCGCGCGGATCAAGAGTATTCCAGACATCAATATCCGCAAGGATCTGGCGCACAAAACCATCGTAATCTGTGCCGGTTTTCAGGGTGTGGATGATCTGGGGGATATTACGACACTGGGGCGTGGCGGCTCGGACACCTCAGCGGTGGCTATAGCAGCAGCCCTTAAAGCAGATGTCTGTGAAATTTATACCGATGTCGATGGTGTTTATACAACGGATCCACGCATGGTCCCTGCGGCGCGTAAACTTAATAAAATCAGCTACGAGGAGATGCTTGAGATGGCGTCTCTTGGCGCCAAGGTGCTGCAGATTCGATCGGTTGAATTTGCCAAGAAATACGACGTGGTTATTCACGTTCGTTCCAGTTTTGACGATAGCCAGGGAACACTGGTGATGAAGGAGGATGAGGAGATGGAGACGGTACTTGTTTCAGGGATTGCCTTTAATAAGGACGAGGCCAAGATCAGTGTTCTGGGCGTGCCGGATCAGCCGGGTATCGCAGCACAGATCTTCTCGCCACTGACAGAAGCGAATATCACGGTCGACATGATTATTCAGAACGTTTCGAGTGAGGGGAAGACCGACATGACCTTCACCGTCCCCAAGACTGATTGTAAAAAGGCAGTGCAGATTATCGAGTCGGTTGCCGGCACGATCGGCGCACGCGGGACCAGCAGTGATACCTCTATTTCAAAAGTTTCTATTATCGGGGTGGGGATGCGTTCCCATGCCGGGGTGGCGAGCAAGATGTTTGCAACCCTGTCGAAAGAAGGGATCAATATTGAGATGATCTCGACCAGCGAAATAAAAATTTCCTGTGTCATCAGCGACAAGTATACAGAATTGGCCGTGCGCGTTCTGCATGAAGCTTTTGGATTGGACAAAGAGGACAGGTAG
- the acpS gene encoding holo-ACP synthase, producing the protein MSIVGTGVDLASIPRFQRFVDQKKTALLERIFTPGERDYAQAHKHPASHFAVRFAAKEAYVKALGTGLRCGLSWQQIEVVRDELGCPSLLLSGRALAMLAEKGASRTHLSYSHDGEYGVASVILEA; encoded by the coding sequence ATGTCGATTGTTGGTACTGGCGTTGACCTGGCGAGTATCCCCCGTTTTCAACGGTTTGTTGATCAGAAGAAAACGGCCTTACTGGAGCGTATTTTTACCCCGGGTGAACGGGATTACGCTCAAGCGCATAAACATCCCGCTTCCCATTTTGCGGTGCGGTTTGCAGCCAAGGAAGCCTATGTGAAGGCGCTCGGAACCGGTTTGCGTTGCGGCCTGAGCTGGCAACAGATCGAGGTCGTGCGTGATGAGTTAGGATGCCCTTCGTTACTTTTAAGCGGACGTGCGCTGGCCATGCTGGCCGAAAAAGGTGCTAGTCGCACCCATCTTTCCTACAGTCACGACGGCGAATATGGTGTCGCATCGGTTATACTCGAAGCATAG
- the tsaE gene encoding tRNA (adenosine(37)-N6)-threonylcarbamoyltransferase complex ATPase subunit type 1 TsaE translates to MTIETCSEEQTSRLGYLLGELLQSPMTILLQGDLGAGKSVLARSLARGLGIPEEVPITSPTFTLMNHYSARFDLYHFDLYRLLDVDELIEIGFDDFAYSDGVALVEWPERLDNREFDHLLVSLVRLSADKRRIELQARGESPHLLLCHLERELIAAKS, encoded by the coding sequence GTGACAATCGAAACCTGCAGTGAAGAGCAAACCAGCCGTTTGGGCTATCTCCTCGGTGAGCTGCTGCAATCCCCAATGACCATCCTTTTGCAAGGAGATCTGGGTGCCGGAAAGTCAGTCCTTGCCCGTTCCCTGGCGCGAGGCCTTGGGATTCCGGAAGAGGTCCCGATCACCAGCCCGACTTTTACCCTGATGAACCATTATTCGGCACGTTTCGATCTCTATCACTTTGATCTCTATCGTCTTTTGGATGTTGATGAGTTGATCGAAATCGGATTTGACGATTTTGCCTATAGTGATGGTGTAGCGCTGGTCGAGTGGCCAGAGCGTCTGGATAATCGTGAATTTGATCACCTGCTTGTGTCACTTGTGCGATTGTCGGCTGATAAGCGTCGCATTGAACTCCAGGCACGGGGGGAGAGCCCTCATTTGTTGTTATGTCATCTTGAACGTGAGTTAATCGCTGCCAAAAGCTAA
- the cimA gene encoding citramalate synthase: protein MSRIKLYDTTLRDGTQAEDISFLVQDKVNITHRLDDLGIDYIEGGWPGSNPKDIDFFESIKKERLSHAKITAFGSTRRANVTPAEDNNIQTLIAAEPDAVTIFGKTWDFHVHEALRISLEANLELINDSLIYLKQHVGEVIYDAEHFFDGYKANPEYALKSLQAAADAQVDCIVLCDTNGGTLPHEFPAIMQAVQRAISVPLGIHAHNDAECAVANSLMAIKLGAVHVQGTINGFGERCGNANLCSIIPALQYKMGLSVISDQQMKGLRKLSRYVYELANLVPTKHQPYTGNSAFAHKGGVHVSAIQRHPETYEHMRPELVGNSTRVLVSDLSGRSNILVKAEECGLPLDSKDPITLEILEEIKEMENRGYQFEGAEASFELLMRRAMGKVKRYFEVMAFRVIDTRQSEDQMPLSEATVKVRVGGKIEHTAADGNGPVNALDRALRKALESFYPQIAEMNLLDYKVRVLPAGKGTESFTRVLVESGDKDSRWGTVGVSENIIDASYHALIDALQYKLLKDSGE, encoded by the coding sequence ATGAGTCGGATCAAACTCTACGATACTACCCTCAGGGACGGAACCCAGGCAGAGGATATCTCTTTTCTGGTTCAGGACAAGGTTAATATTACTCACCGCCTCGATGATCTTGGGATTGACTATATCGAGGGGGGCTGGCCAGGATCAAACCCGAAAGATATCGATTTTTTCGAATCTATAAAAAAGGAACGTCTTTCTCACGCAAAGATCACCGCGTTCGGTTCGACCCGCCGCGCCAACGTGACCCCGGCTGAAGATAATAACATCCAGACCCTGATTGCTGCTGAACCAGATGCCGTAACAATCTTTGGTAAAACCTGGGATTTTCACGTGCACGAAGCGTTACGCATCAGCCTTGAGGCAAACCTCGAACTCATCAACGATTCTCTGATTTATCTGAAACAACACGTTGGCGAAGTGATTTACGATGCCGAACATTTTTTTGACGGTTACAAAGCAAACCCGGAGTATGCTCTTAAATCACTTCAGGCCGCGGCAGATGCTCAGGTTGATTGTATTGTCCTGTGTGACACCAACGGCGGGACTCTTCCTCATGAATTTCCTGCAATTATGCAAGCGGTTCAGCGTGCAATTTCGGTCCCTCTGGGAATCCATGCGCACAATGATGCGGAATGTGCCGTCGCCAATTCGTTGATGGCTATTAAGTTGGGCGCTGTTCATGTCCAGGGGACGATAAACGGTTTTGGTGAGCGGTGTGGAAATGCGAATCTTTGTTCGATTATCCCCGCACTGCAATATAAAATGGGTCTGAGTGTCATCAGCGATCAGCAGATGAAAGGGCTACGTAAATTGTCACGCTACGTTTATGAACTGGCCAACCTGGTACCGACCAAGCACCAGCCATACACCGGCAACTCGGCTTTTGCCCACAAGGGCGGGGTCCATGTCTCAGCCATCCAGCGCCATCCCGAGACATATGAACACATGCGTCCCGAGTTGGTCGGAAACAGTACCCGTGTGCTGGTCTCTGACCTGTCGGGCCGTTCCAACATTCTGGTCAAGGCTGAGGAGTGCGGCCTGCCCTTAGACAGTAAGGATCCCATCACGCTGGAGATTCTGGAAGAGATCAAGGAAATGGAGAACCGGGGATATCAATTTGAAGGCGCCGAAGCCTCTTTTGAATTGTTGATGCGGCGTGCGATGGGTAAGGTCAAAAGATATTTCGAAGTTATGGCCTTCAGGGTGATAGATACTCGCCAGAGCGAAGACCAGATGCCGCTATCCGAAGCGACCGTTAAGGTCAGGGTTGGTGGCAAGATTGAACATACTGCTGCGGATGGGAATGGCCCTGTTAATGCTCTGGATCGTGCGTTACGCAAGGCGCTGGAGAGCTTTTATCCGCAGATCGCTGAAATGAATCTGCTTGATTACAAGGTTCGGGTGTTACCTGCGGGGAAGGGGACCGAATCTTTTACCCGGGTCCTTGTTGAATCTGGAGATAAGGACTCTCGTTGGGGGACGGTCGGGGTTAGTGAAAATATTATTGATGCCTCCTATCATGCCCTGATAGATGCCCTGCAGTATAAGTTGCTCAAGGATTCCGGCGAGTAA
- a CDS encoding pyridoxine 5'-phosphate synthase produces the protein MAKLGVNVDHIATLREARGIDEPDPVAAAMLAELAGAHGITVHLREDRRHIQDRDVKILRKTVKTRLNLEMALTEEMVAIAMKLLPDSVTLVPEGRHELTTEGGLDVSMLRQTLKQKISLMQQAGIVVSLFIEPDIEQIKASHRVGADYIEIHTGTYCEMKLEKDRLEQLRRLELAISAARKLGMGVNAGHGLNYRNIGPVAALRGIDEFNIGHSIVGRAVLVGMERAVREMLELLKGS, from the coding sequence TTGGCTAAGTTGGGAGTTAATGTTGATCACATTGCTACGTTGCGTGAAGCGCGTGGTATCGATGAACCCGATCCGGTTGCCGCAGCGATGTTGGCCGAGCTGGCAGGCGCGCACGGGATTACCGTTCACCTGCGCGAAGATCGGCGGCACATTCAAGACCGTGACGTTAAAATACTGCGCAAAACGGTCAAGACCCGTTTGAATCTGGAGATGGCCCTGACCGAAGAGATGGTTGCCATCGCCATGAAGCTGTTGCCGGATTCGGTGACACTTGTTCCTGAAGGGCGACACGAATTGACCACCGAGGGCGGGCTTGACGTTTCCATGTTACGTCAGACACTGAAGCAGAAGATCTCGCTGATGCAGCAGGCTGGTATTGTCGTCAGTCTCTTTATTGAGCCCGATATTGAACAAATTAAGGCCAGTCATCGCGTCGGCGCTGATTATATTGAGATCCATACCGGGACCTATTGTGAGATGAAGCTCGAAAAGGATCGACTCGAACAGTTGCGGCGCCTTGAACTCGCTATCAGCGCCGCACGTAAACTCGGCATGGGAGTTAATGCCGGGCACGGGCTGAATTACCGCAACATTGGTCCGGTCGCTGCGCTGCGCGGTATCGATGAGTTTAATATTGGTCATAGCATCGTTGGTCGCGCGGTACTGGTCGGGATGGAACGAGCGGTTCGCGAAATGCTTGAACTTCTCAAGGGGAGCTGA
- a CDS encoding bifunctional ADP-dependent NAD(P)H-hydrate dehydratase/NAD(P)H-hydrate epimerase, whose protein sequence is MKLVTAEQMQAIDRNAIESLRIPGAALMENAGRAAAAVIQHQYSDIFPGPLLVMAGSGNNGGDGYVIARILADAGWQVRTLVLAEQHRISGDAALMLQILQNLEADVRFLSEAVSLQVEFTESEPILIVDALLGTGLSAEVTGLYRTAIDLINQSSSKVVAIDIPSGVQGSDGRIMGCAVRADLTLAFDSGKIGLASRPGADFVGDLRILEIGIPRLKRPKFDFCCDLVDAITAAKLIPSRQSTGHKGSFGHLGVVAGSAGMTGSAALSSEAGLRSGAGLVTLACPGGLHDIFEIKLTEVMTRPLALQRKFLHTENIQEIFALAAAGWQALVLGPGLGNNQETVSAIRQLVTESTLPMVLDADGLNAFAGVVELLRTRTSYPLVLTPHPGEFSRLIGMPIAAIEADRFRLARQFAIDHQVVLLLKGARTLIADPAGQVRINTSGNAGLASAGSGDVLSGLIGGLLAQGLTAFDAASLGAWLHGAAADHLAAEFGCAGILAGDLLKAVPVARYQLEGACLC, encoded by the coding sequence ATGAAGCTGGTCACGGCCGAACAGATGCAGGCGATCGATCGTAACGCGATAGAATCCCTTAGGATTCCAGGTGCGGCTTTGATGGAGAATGCCGGGCGGGCCGCCGCGGCAGTGATTCAGCATCAATACAGCGATATCTTCCCTGGTCCGCTATTGGTCATGGCCGGCTCCGGGAACAATGGTGGTGATGGTTACGTTATTGCCCGGATCCTGGCTGACGCTGGTTGGCAGGTGCGTACCCTGGTACTTGCCGAGCAGCATCGGATCAGTGGTGATGCCGCCCTGATGCTGCAAATTTTACAGAATCTGGAAGCCGATGTTCGTTTTTTATCTGAGGCGGTAAGCCTGCAGGTCGAATTTACCGAGTCGGAACCGATCTTAATCGTTGATGCTCTGCTCGGAACCGGACTTTCGGCCGAGGTAACCGGTCTTTATCGCACGGCAATCGATCTGATTAATCAGTCTTCCTCCAAGGTGGTCGCGATTGATATTCCTTCAGGCGTTCAGGGCTCTGATGGCCGGATAATGGGTTGTGCGGTGCGTGCGGATCTGACCCTGGCCTTTGATAGTGGCAAAATCGGTCTCGCCAGCCGTCCGGGGGCTGATTTCGTTGGGGATCTGCGCATTCTTGAGATCGGGATTCCACGCTTGAAACGTCCGAAATTTGATTTCTGTTGTGATTTGGTCGATGCGATTACGGCGGCAAAACTCATCCCGTCACGGCAGTCGACTGGGCATAAAGGCTCTTTTGGACATCTAGGTGTGGTGGCTGGTTCCGCCGGGATGACGGGATCTGCAGCTCTGAGTAGTGAAGCCGGGTTGCGCAGTGGCGCCGGTTTGGTCACCCTGGCCTGTCCCGGAGGTTTACATGATATCTTTGAAATCAAGTTGACCGAAGTGATGACCCGCCCACTGGCGTTGCAACGGAAGTTCCTCCACACGGAAAACATCCAGGAGATTTTTGCCTTGGCTGCTGCAGGTTGGCAGGCGTTGGTTCTTGGCCCAGGTCTTGGGAATAACCAAGAGACAGTGTCTGCCATCAGACAGCTGGTTACAGAGAGCACGTTACCGATGGTACTGGATGCCGATGGGCTCAACGCTTTTGCCGGGGTCGTTGAGCTATTGCGGACTCGAACATCATACCCTCTGGTTTTAACTCCGCATCCCGGTGAGTTCTCGCGTCTGATCGGGATGCCGATTGCGGCCATTGAGGCGGATCGTTTTCGTCTGGCCCGTCAGTTTGCCATCGATCATCAGGTCGTCTTGCTGCTGAAAGGTGCACGAACCCTGATTGCTGATCCCGCTGGACAGGTGAGAATTAACACCAGTGGAAATGCTGGACTGGCCAGCGCTGGAAGCGGAGACGTTCTTAGTGGCCTGATCGGGGGATTACTGGCACAGGGGTTGACGGCTTTTGATGCCGCCAGCCTCGGGGCCTGGTTACACGGAGCCGCAGCCGATCATTTGGCGGCTGAATTTGGATGTGCGGGAATTTTGGCTGGAGATCTGCTAAAGGCCGTTCCTGTCGCACGTTATCAACTAGAAGGAGCCTGCTTATGCTGA
- a CDS encoding AI-2E family transporter, protein MTPQVRASSRHKNLVLFVVLTAGIASGITIFSSASTVADWLQTATNGLFLPILLSLIVTFLLDPLVLFFERAQISRTSSIFLVYFILLALLGLILMLVGPPNWQSMYDALRADFPRYITRVLEYLNNLMTSLYTQFPFLENYDIAGKVSHGAQEFLGLVLLGTPRSAMRIGSLFLLVPLFSFFFLRDSQRIMRTLISLTPNRYFEMVLDIYDHVSWQLANFIRGRIMEALLIGIVVWLGLSLTDIRYAPLLGAIAGITNLVPYIGPIVGMVPGLVIALVDLGIGPQFWWIFCVYLLIGQIILDNFILIPILISRVSNLHPLWVILAIVMGGKLYGILGMIIGVPIASIIKITLIEIRHYRSSFNLSQEIMLSRRE, encoded by the coding sequence ATTTTCTCTTCCGCTTCAACGGTAGCCGATTGGTTGCAAACGGCTACCAATGGTCTTTTTCTGCCGATATTGTTATCCCTGATTGTTACTTTTCTGCTTGATCCTCTGGTCCTTTTTTTTGAACGGGCTCAGATCAGCCGCACCTCAAGCATCTTTTTAGTCTATTTTATTCTGCTCGCCCTTCTCGGGTTGATACTGATGCTGGTTGGCCCGCCGAATTGGCAAAGCATGTATGATGCCCTGCGCGCCGACTTTCCGCGTTATATCACGCGAGTACTCGAATATCTTAATAATCTTATGACCAGCCTGTATACACAATTTCCGTTCCTGGAAAATTATGATATCGCAGGGAAGGTCAGCCACGGTGCTCAAGAATTTCTCGGTCTGGTTCTGCTCGGAACGCCACGCTCCGCTATGCGGATCGGCAGCCTCTTCCTGCTTGTTCCGCTTTTTTCCTTCTTTTTTCTGCGAGACAGCCAGCGAATCATGCGCACCCTCATCTCCCTGACCCCAAATCGTTATTTTGAAATGGTGCTTGATATCTACGATCACGTCAGCTGGCAGTTGGCGAATTTTATCCGCGGCCGGATCATGGAGGCATTGCTGATTGGGATTGTCGTCTGGCTGGGGCTCTCCCTCACAGATATCCGCTACGCCCCGCTGTTAGGCGCCATAGCTGGGATTACCAATCTGGTTCCCTACATTGGTCCGATCGTAGGCATGGTCCCGGGGCTGGTCATCGCCCTTGTTGATCTGGGCATTGGGCCACAATTCTGGTGGATTTTCTGCGTTTATCTATTGATCGGCCAGATCATCCTCGACAACTTCATTTTGATTCCGATTCTTATTTCGCGGGTTTCCAACCTGCACCCTCTCTGGGTCATTTTGGCGATCGTCATGGGGGGCAAGCTTTATGGCATCCTGGGCATGATCATCGGAGTCCCGATTGCGAGCATTATCAAAATCACCCTGATCGAAATTCGCCACTACCGCAGCAGTTTTAACCTTTCTCAAGAAATCATGCTGAGTCGCAGGGAGTAA
- the epmA gene encoding EF-P lysine aminoacylase EpmA, producing the protein MDNLLTHKQEILKLRARIVQAIRAFFVAADFLEVETPQRIPTNAPEVQIIPQESGDWQLQTSPELAMKRLLAAGYSRIFQISHCWRKEERGSRHLPEFTLLEWYRAHCDYTRLMIDCEDLLRSVLPAQQFTYQEHSIDLKQPFERLSVDQAFSLYTDTTPRQAIADDRFDELIALTIEPRLGLQRPTILYDYPLELGALARNKPGQPYLAERFELYVAGLELANAFSELTDPQEQRQRFALDAKIIYTQSARPANFPEPFLKDLAQMPASAGIALGIDRLIMLLTNSSRIDQVVAFTPADL; encoded by the coding sequence ATGGATAATCTCCTGACGCACAAGCAGGAGATTCTCAAACTGAGAGCTCGGATCGTTCAGGCGATCCGGGCTTTTTTCGTTGCTGCTGACTTCCTCGAAGTCGAAACACCGCAACGCATTCCAACCAATGCCCCGGAAGTGCAGATTATTCCGCAGGAGAGCGGCGACTGGCAATTGCAGACCTCACCAGAGCTCGCCATGAAAAGGCTTTTGGCCGCCGGCTATTCGCGCATCTTCCAGATCAGCCATTGCTGGCGCAAAGAGGAACGCGGTAGCAGACATCTCCCTGAATTCACCCTGCTCGAATGGTACCGCGCTCACTGCGACTACACCCGGTTGATGATTGATTGTGAAGATCTGCTCCGTTCGGTGTTGCCGGCGCAACAGTTCACCTATCAAGAACACAGCATCGACCTGAAACAACCGTTTGAGCGCCTCAGCGTTGATCAGGCCTTTTCCCTTTATACGGATACAACCCCCCGGCAGGCGATTGCTGACGATCGTTTCGATGAACTGATCGCACTCACCATCGAGCCAAGGCTTGGTCTGCAACGTCCAACAATTCTGTATGACTACCCCCTTGAACTCGGAGCGCTGGCACGAAACAAACCGGGTCAGCCTTATCTCGCCGAACGTTTTGAGCTCTACGTTGCAGGCCTCGAATTGGCTAACGCCTTCTCTGAGCTGACCGACCCGCAGGAACAGCGGCAGCGCTTTGCCCTGGACGCGAAAATAATTTACACCCAGTCCGCACGTCCGGCCAACTTCCCGGAACCCTTCTTAAAAGACCTCGCGCAGATGCCAGCCTCAGCCGGTATCGCTCTCGGAATTGATCGTTTAATCATGCTGCTTACCAACTCCAGCAGAATCGATCAGGTTGTCGCCTTCACACCCGCGGACCTATAG
- a CDS encoding ComEA family DNA-binding protein, with protein sequence MVILLALSGYDLSRPVLHVEERPVFSVANTHKGTVLISGIGGDVDGIHQFNDVFQLLNVIKLAGIALPACFREKLLSGDVLQPGKSISFQLVGRKVVAADLGWMSAKMRMALGIPLRVQRMNATDWVALPGVGPLLALKINEYRQRNGDFGSFLDLARVHGVGAKRLERWAEFFN encoded by the coding sequence TTGGTAATACTGCTCGCTTTGTCCGGATATGATTTAAGCCGGCCTGTTCTTCACGTGGAAGAGCGGCCGGTTTTTTCTGTTGCGAACACCCATAAAGGGACGGTTTTGATTTCTGGGATAGGGGGGGATGTTGATGGAATTCATCAATTTAATGACGTTTTTCAATTGTTGAATGTCATTAAATTGGCGGGCATAGCTTTGCCCGCTTGCTTTCGCGAAAAGTTACTTTCTGGAGATGTTCTTCAGCCAGGAAAATCTATATCTTTTCAGCTGGTTGGACGTAAAGTCGTCGCTGCAGATTTGGGCTGGATGTCCGCAAAAATGCGCATGGCCCTGGGGATACCCCTAAGAGTCCAGCGTATGAATGCAACCGACTGGGTGGCCTTGCCTGGCGTTGGCCCCTTATTAGCACTGAAGATTAATGAATACCGTCAACGTAATGGCGATTTTGGGTCCTTTTTAGATCTTGCCCGTGTTCATGGTGTGGGAGCAAAGCGGCTTGAACGTTGGGCTGAATTTTTCAATTAG
- a CDS encoding CBS domain-containing protein, with translation MLTAKEIMSTNVVSVTPDTSLKELAAKFVASNVSNMPVLDNAGKLVGVISETDLIEQQKPLHIPTVMALFDGVFYLDSEKQFRKEVDRVTAQTVGELCQRNPVTCSPDATVGEIAGLMSQHKAHLIPVIEKGKLLGVVARLDLIKAFEV, from the coding sequence ATGCTGACAGCAAAAGAGATCATGTCCACGAATGTGGTCAGTGTCACCCCGGATACCAGTTTAAAAGAGCTGGCGGCTAAATTTGTCGCTTCAAATGTTAGTAATATGCCGGTTCTGGACAATGCCGGCAAACTTGTTGGTGTGATTAGTGAGACCGATCTGATTGAGCAGCAGAAACCGCTGCATATCCCGACCGTTATGGCACTGTTTGATGGGGTGTTTTATCTCGATAGCGAGAAACAATTTCGCAAAGAGGTCGATCGAGTGACTGCGCAAACCGTTGGTGAGCTTTGCCAGCGGAATCCCGTGACCTGTTCACCTGATGCGACGGTGGGTGAAATAGCCGGCCTGATGAGCCAGCATAAGGCCCATTTAATCCCAGTCATTGAAAAAGGTAAATTGTTGGGTGTTGTGGCGCGGCTGGATCTGATTAAGGCGTTTGAGGTTTGA